The Pseudanabaena galeata CCNP1313 genome includes a region encoding these proteins:
- a CDS encoding two-component system response regulator: protein MNKSNITILVVDDTRYNLQILSIMLANQGYSVLEATNGIDAIELAYKRIPNLILLDIKMPEMDGYQVCSNLKNNPTTQQIPIIFISAIENVEEKVEAFAIGGIDFINKPFHLIEVLARVETHLRVSSLQAQLLEQTKLLETQNISLQKEISTLTGFNWDLYSEVKESIDCHALRLFYQPIVNFKTDLITGFEALLRWQHPERGLLSPIHFIDLIEKTDLIYPVGRWVLSKACQQLQIWQQSLPNYTNLTMSVNVSTKQLTEFNLVEYIREILNKYQISPHCLKLEITESTVMGDRDRTLQILHQLKDLGIQFCIDDFGTGYSSLRRLTDFPIDILKIDRSFINNEEWIIVKAIGTLAFTLGKSVVVEGVETPVQLTMLKTLFDSSLDECYGQGYLFSEPLEPDPASKLLASNTTFRSTISS from the coding sequence ATGAATAAAAGTAATATTACTATTCTTGTTGTTGACGATACTCGATATAACTTGCAAATTCTATCAATCATGCTAGCGAACCAAGGCTATTCGGTTTTGGAAGCTACAAATGGAATTGATGCAATCGAGCTTGCTTACAAAAGGATACCAAACTTGATTTTATTAGATATTAAGATGCCTGAAATGGATGGATATCAAGTTTGCAGTAATCTAAAAAACAATCCCACTACGCAGCAAATACCAATTATTTTTATTAGTGCCATAGAAAATGTAGAAGAGAAAGTAGAAGCATTTGCTATTGGTGGCATTGATTTTATTAATAAACCATTTCATTTAATTGAAGTTTTAGCAAGGGTAGAAACTCATTTACGAGTAAGCTCATTACAAGCACAACTTTTAGAACAAACTAAACTTCTAGAAACTCAAAACATTAGTTTACAAAAAGAGATTTCTACGTTAACAGGATTTAATTGGGATTTATACTCAGAGGTCAAAGAATCGATTGACTGTCACGCTTTGAGATTATTTTATCAGCCAATTGTTAATTTTAAGACTGATTTGATCACTGGTTTTGAGGCGTTACTTCGCTGGCAACATCCAGAGCGAGGTTTACTTTCTCCGATTCATTTTATTGATCTTATCGAAAAAACAGATTTAATCTATCCAGTGGGTCGGTGGGTGCTGAGTAAAGCTTGTCAGCAATTACAAATTTGGCAGCAATCTTTACCTAATTATACTAATTTGACAATGAGTGTAAATGTATCGACAAAACAACTGACAGAGTTTAATTTAGTGGAATATATCCGTGAGATTTTAAATAAATATCAGATCAGTCCCCATTGTCTCAAGCTAGAAATAACTGAGAGTACAGTCATGGGCGATCGCGATCGCACTTTACAAATTCTTCATCAGTTAAAGGATTTAGGAATTCAGTTTTGTATTGATGATTTCGGTACAGGCTATTCATCACTGAGGCGACTAACTGATTTTCCGATTGATATTCTCAAAATAGATCGTTCTTTTATTAACAATGAAGAATGGATAATTGTCAAAGCAATTGGGACATTAGCCTTTACATTAGGAAAAAGTGTTGTGGTTGAAGGTGTCGAAACACCTGTGCAATTAACAATGTTAAAAACTTTATTTGATTCTTCTCTAGACGAATGCTACGGTCAAGGATATTTATTCTCAGAGCCGCTCGAACCTGACCCAGCTTCTAAGCTTCTCGCAAGTAATACAACATTTAGAAGCACAATAAGCAGTTAG
- a CDS encoding DUF3086 domain-containing protein produces the protein MESDQLSVEENLQESLQENLDPSHQGESTEAIAVLASGAVNEVDEFIDESVDENIKIEPATTDKNLEQDQVVEGKDMQTEVLIAAASAELEPETQPQESLDTSEILTIINQLKQEESELKAELDRLKTTKSKVLQDQLDDLQAGIIRLAQADVARLEYQKQELQAAIAVLEKRKERLDKEMTSTYAGTSQDIAIRVQGFKDYLVGSLQDLVASAEKLNLVAPSAQPVAETILPKEKQPSKETEPLRLSEQTFAEYKQRVDQLLDRYRTLPDYYGPAWKLRRTFEQVHADRVSKWFFEQSGRGAIRTMGTRLQNILVTSAAISILKAVYGEKLRVLVLATSPERLGEWRRGFQDCLGLTREHFGSDKGIALFEDPEPLATKGDRLVKEGLSPLVVIDESEELIAVDLLRFPLLIAFGGAPEAKPAAPSAYMNRDMNRDMNRDNSRESQNNRDYVRESPRDNPRDMGRDYAPKERDNRDYGSRDYSSRNYGDRDSRDTGYGNSRGRNNQDSDWDW, from the coding sequence ATGGAGTCCGATCAGTTGTCTGTAGAAGAAAATTTACAGGAAAGTTTACAAGAAAATTTAGATCCATCCCACCAAGGAGAGTCCACTGAAGCGATCGCGGTGTTAGCTAGTGGCGCAGTCAATGAGGTCGATGAATTTATCGATGAGTCTGTAGATGAAAATATTAAGATAGAACCAGCTACGACCGACAAAAACCTTGAGCAAGACCAAGTTGTTGAAGGAAAGGATATGCAGACTGAGGTGTTGATCGCGGCAGCTAGTGCAGAACTTGAACCAGAAACTCAGCCACAAGAAAGTTTAGATACCTCAGAAATATTAACAATCATTAATCAACTAAAGCAAGAAGAGTCTGAACTTAAAGCAGAGTTAGATCGCCTTAAGACTACGAAGTCTAAAGTTTTACAAGACCAGTTAGACGATTTGCAGGCAGGCATTATTCGCTTAGCTCAAGCTGATGTTGCTCGACTCGAATATCAAAAGCAAGAACTACAAGCGGCGATCGCTGTCCTTGAAAAGCGCAAAGAACGTCTTGACAAAGAAATGACTAGTACCTATGCGGGTACATCCCAAGATATCGCGATCCGTGTGCAAGGATTTAAAGACTATCTGGTTGGTAGCTTGCAAGATTTGGTAGCGAGTGCTGAAAAATTGAACCTTGTTGCCCCTTCTGCTCAGCCTGTAGCGGAAACAATCCTACCTAAAGAAAAGCAACCATCCAAAGAAACTGAACCGTTACGACTATCTGAGCAAACTTTTGCAGAGTATAAACAACGGGTTGATCAGCTTTTAGATCGTTATCGCACCCTGCCTGATTACTACGGGCCAGCATGGAAACTCAGACGCACCTTCGAGCAAGTTCATGCCGATCGCGTTTCTAAGTGGTTTTTTGAGCAGTCTGGACGTGGCGCAATCCGCACGATGGGAACGCGCTTACAAAATATTCTGGTCACCTCGGCCGCCATCTCTATATTAAAGGCTGTTTATGGTGAAAAATTGCGGGTACTAGTCCTTGCGACTTCCCCCGAACGCCTCGGCGAATGGCGACGTGGTTTTCAAGATTGCCTAGGCTTGACCAGAGAGCATTTTGGCTCTGACAAAGGTATTGCTCTATTTGAAGATCCTGAACCTTTAGCGACTAAAGGCGATCGCCTTGTCAAAGAAGGACTAAGCCCTTTAGTAGTTATTGACGAGTCCGAAGAACTGATCGCTGTTGATTTGCTAAGATTCCCACTTTTAATTGCTTTTGGCGGCGCACCTGAAGCGAAACCTGCGGCTCCCTCAGCCTATATGAATCGTGATATGAATCGCGATATGAATCGAGATAACAGCCGCGAAAGTCAAAATAATCGTGATTATGTCCGTGAGTCCCCACGAGACAATCCCAGAGATATGGGGCGAGATTACGCTCCTAAAGAACGTGACAATCGTGACTATGGTTCGAGAGACTATTCAAGTCGTAACTATGGCGATCGCGATTCTCGTGATACTGGCTATGGAAATAGTCGTGGGCGCAACAATCAAGATTCTGATTGGGACTGGTAA
- a CDS encoding Tic22 family protein → MSVFKSLVSLAATAGVAGAIAVSPIFTLKAEALTEAQVLERLGSIPVFTITDDKGSPLLGAVPQQPNAKPDDSQLLFFFLGPDEAQMMLSQVQKSNPAIGKKAQIIVRSMNDAYKVIRENKDKKVVFQFIPSKASIDSARTILTAQGVAADKIPNVPVFFAIGGQANNQGLLTMSIDQNGKKEQVVPFFLDKTDLQNLLDRASKDQPDVAKATKIQVASLFQVLDSMVSKDNKPNPEVERFQFVPSRTSFEYILKNTRQSATPQLTPQATPARK, encoded by the coding sequence CGCAGGTGTCGCAGGGGCGATCGCTGTTAGTCCCATATTTACTCTCAAAGCTGAAGCCCTCACCGAAGCCCAAGTTTTGGAGAGATTGGGCAGTATTCCTGTTTTTACGATTACCGATGATAAAGGCTCACCTCTGTTAGGTGCAGTTCCTCAGCAACCAAATGCTAAGCCTGATGACAGCCAGCTTTTGTTCTTCTTCCTTGGCCCTGACGAAGCCCAAATGATGCTCAGTCAAGTCCAAAAATCGAATCCTGCGATTGGCAAAAAGGCTCAGATCATTGTGCGATCGATGAATGATGCCTACAAAGTGATTCGTGAAAATAAAGATAAAAAGGTCGTTTTCCAGTTTATTCCTTCTAAGGCAAGTATTGACTCAGCAAGGACTATTCTGACCGCGCAAGGTGTAGCGGCTGACAAAATTCCGAATGTGCCTGTTTTCTTTGCGATCGGTGGTCAAGCCAATAACCAAGGTTTGCTAACCATGAGCATCGATCAAAATGGCAAGAAAGAGCAAGTTGTGCCTTTCTTTTTGGATAAAACTGACCTCCAAAACCTGCTCGATCGCGCCAGTAAGGATCAACCCGATGTAGCTAAGGCAACTAAGATCCAAGTTGCTTCACTGTTCCAAGTCTTAGACTCGATGGTGTCCAAGGACAATAAGCCCAACCCCGAAGTTGAACGCTTCCAGTTTGTGCCATCGCGTACTTCTTTTGAGTATATTCTCAAAAACACTAGGCAATCAGCTACGCCTCAGCTAACGCCTCAAGCAACTCCAGCTAGGAAATAA